In the genome of Dunckerocampus dactyliophorus isolate RoL2022-P2 chromosome 6, RoL_Ddac_1.1, whole genome shotgun sequence, one region contains:
- the LOC129182984 gene encoding equilibrative nucleoside transporter 1-like: MGASAPKDKFHAVWLAFFMLGLGTLLPWNFFMTATMYFSSRLKDSSNETAAGEEHRSVLQARFNNVMTLCAMLPLLIFTCLNSFLHSRVPRHVRVAGSLLVIMAVFLLTALLVKVPMEPAPFFAVTMVKIVIINSFGAVLQGSLFGMAGVLPASYTTPIMSGQGLAGTFAAFAMICAIASGSGVQEAAFGYFVTACVVICISILSYIMLPKLEFFQYYEQQKNRGEEDENVNLANEVGSGRGEGAAGGNASMVKIFKKMWVLALSVCFTFTVTIGTFPAVVADTKSSLADKSSWDVYFVPVACFLLFNLCDWGGRSLTAFCMWPGKNSRLLPVLIAARVAFVPLFMLCNVQPRVHLPVFFQHDAFFATFMVAFAVSNGYLASLCMCYGPKKVLPHEAETAGAIMAFFLSLGLAFGAALSFVFRALV; the protein is encoded by the exons ATGGGCGCCAGTGCACCAAAGGACAA GTTTCACGCCGTCTGGCTGGCCTTCTTCATGCTTGGCTTGGGAACGTTATTGCCATGGAACTTCTTCATGACGGCCACCATG TACTTTAGCAGCCGTCTGAAGGACTCGAGCAATGAGACGGCGGCGGGTGAGGAGCACCGCAGCGTGCTGCAGGCCAGATTTAACAACGTGATGACGCTGTGCGCCATGTTGCCGCTCCTCATCTTCACCTGCCTCAACTCTTTCCTGCACTCACG CGTGCCTCGGCATGTGCGTGTGGCGGGCAGCTTGCTGGTCATCATGGCCGTCTTCCTGCTGACGGCGCTCCTGGTTAAGGTTCCCATGGAGCCTGCGCCGTTCTTTGCCGTCACCATGGTGAAGATCGTGATCATCAACT CGTTCGGCGCCGTGCTACAGGGAAGTCTGTTTGGAATGGCGGGAGTGCTTCCCGCCTCGTACACCACACCCATCATGAGTGGTCAGGGCCTCGCCGGGACCTTTGCAGCCTTCGCTATGATCTGCGCCATCGCAA GTGGTTCGGGCGTCCAAGAGGCTGCTTTCGGTTACTTCGTCACAGCGTGTGTCGTTATTTgtatttccattttgtcataCATCATGCTGCCTAAactg gagTTTTTCCAGTATTACGAACAGCAAAAAAATCGAGGCGAGGAAGATGAGAACGTCAACCTTGCGAACGAAG TTGGTTCAGGAAGGGGCGAGGGAGCGGCCGGTGGAAACGCCTCCATGGTGAAGATCTTCAAGAAG ATGTGGGTCTTGGCGCTGTCCGTTTGCTTCACCTTCACCGTCACCATCGGAACGTTTCCCGCCGTCGTGGCCGACACCAAGTCCTCATTGGCTGACAAGAGTTCCTGGG acGTGTACTTTGTGCCGGTTGCCTGCTTCCTGCTCTTCAACCTGTGCGACTGGGGAGGGCGGAGCCTGACGGCATTTTGCATGTGG CCAGGAAAAAACAGTCGGCTACTTCCCGTTTTGATTGCCGCTCGCGTGGCGTTTGTGCCGCTCTTCATGTTGTGTAACGTGCAGCCCCGCGTCCACCTGCCCGTCTTCTTCCAGCACGACGCCTTCTTTGCCACCTTCATGGTGGCCTTTGCAGTCAGCAATGGTTACCTCGCCAGTCTGTGCATGTGCTATGGGCCCAA GAAAGTTCTTCCTCACGAAGCGGAGACAGCCGGCGCCATCATGgccttttttctctctttggGTTTGGCTTTTGGTGCTGCGCTTTCCTTCGTGTTCAGAGCACTCGTTTGA
- the LOC129182983 gene encoding serum response factor-like isoform X2, translating to MGTRTGPGQPGNGTATEADGGRFEVREYGAEVIDSGSEQDSESGEDEDPHRGSSGARRGVKRERDEWALAQQSSAPSGGLSGVHGGVTPGMPGAKPGKKTRGRVKIKMAFIDNKLRRYTTFSKRKTGIMKKAYELSTLTGTQVLLLVASETGHVYTFATRKLQPMITSETGKALIQTCLNSPDSPPRSDPSSDQRMSATGFEETDLTYQVNEADGCPDITKDLNKAAFSTSNMACSTTSSSATMQVQTSAASWQPSSTNGGVLKTSAGVVFPAGFTLMSGGGVSQQLQNIQVQSSSQPTSTNESSSDIHSPTSSTATVVSSSSSVATHMMYPGGHTVMYAAPTPSLGDGGLTVLNTFSQAGHTQSHDSASVPQVFLASLPPVTAQIPVSAVQLHPMVISQQSAGGGGGNLTELQVVSVDVQHAKED from the exons ATGGGCACTAGAACCGGACCAGGACAACCGGGCAACGGAACCGCCACCGAGGCGGACGGAGGCCGGTTTGAAGTGAGGGAGTACGGCGCGGAGGTGATTGACAGCGGCTCCGAGCAGGACTCCGAATCCGGAGAGGATGAAGACCCCCACCGGGGGTCAAGCGGGGCTAGAAGAGGTGTGAAACGGGAGAGGGACGAATGGGCGCTTGCTCAGCAGTCCTCCGCCCCCTCCGGAGGCCTCAGCGGAGTTCACGGTGGCGTCACCCCGGGGATGCCTGGAGCAAAGCCCGGCAAGAAAACTCGGGGGAGGGTCAAGATCAAGATGGCTTTCATCGACAACAAACTGAGGCGATACACAACTTTTAGCAAGAGAAAGACTGGCATCATGAAGAAG GCGTACGAGCTCTCCACGCTGACGGGCACTCAGGTGTTGCTGCTGGTCGCCAGCGAGACGGGTCACGTGTATACGTTCGCCACGAGGAAGCTGCAGCCCATGATAACCTCAGAGACAGGCAAAGCTCTGATCCAGACCTGCCTCAACTCCCCAGACTCACCACCGCGCTCCGACCCGTCCTCTGACCAGAGGATGAGCGCCACGGGCTTCGAGGAGACTGACCTCACTTACCAAGTGAACGAGGCGGATGGATGCCCCGACATCACCAAG GACCTCAACAAAGCTGCCTTCAGCACGTCCAATATGGCTTGCAGCACGACCTCGTCTTCTGCGACAATGCAGGTGCAGACCAGCGCTGCCTCCTGGCAGCCGTCTTCCACCAACGGGGGGGTATTGAAGACGTCGGCGGGTGTTGTCTTTCCTGCCGGCTTCACTTTGATGTCAG GGGGCGGAGTCTCCCAGCAGCTGCAGAACATACAGGTCCAGTCCAGCAGTCAGCCAACCTCTACCAATGAGAGTAGCTCTGACATCCACAGTCCCACCTCCTCCACAG CCACTGTggtctcctcttcctcttcagtTGCCACTCACATGATGTACCCTGGAGGTCACACGGTCATGTACGCCGCACCCACTCCCTCTCTGGGTGACGGTGGCCTCACAGTCCTCAACACCTTCTCCCAAGCAGGCCACACCCAGTCACATGACTCTG CGTCCGTCCCGCAGGTCTTCCTGGCGTCCCTCCCTCCAGTCACCGCCCAGATCCCAGTCTCTGCCGTGCAACTGCACCCG ATGGTTATCAGCCAGCAGAGTGCAGGAGGCGGTGGGGGCAACCTgacggagcttcaggtggtcaGCGTGGACGTGCAGCACGCAAAAGAAGACTGA
- the LOC129182983 gene encoding serum response factor-like isoform X1 yields the protein MGTRTGPGQPGNGTATEADGGRFEVREYGAEVIDSGSEQDSESGEDEDPHRGSSGARRGVKRERDEWALAQQSSAPSGGLSGVHGGVTPGMPGAKPGKKTRGRVKIKMAFIDNKLRRYTTFSKRKTGIMKKAYELSTLTGTQVLLLVASETGHVYTFATRKLQPMITSETGKALIQTCLNSPDSPPRSDPSSDQRMSATGFEETDLTYQVNEADGCPDITKDLNKAAFSTSNMACSTTSSSATMQVQTSAASWQPSSTNGGVLKTSAGVVFPAGFTLMSGASLTPGTHTIPLSQLQGPVAPGPAVTLHAPPAQQTTLLRLPTTVSLSGGGVSQQLQNIQVQSSSQPTSTNESSSDIHSPTSSTATVVSSSSSVATHMMYPGGHTVMYAAPTPSLGDGGLTVLNTFSQAGHTQSHDSASVPQVFLASLPPVTAQIPVSAVQLHPMVISQQSAGGGGGNLTELQVVSVDVQHAKED from the exons ATGGGCACTAGAACCGGACCAGGACAACCGGGCAACGGAACCGCCACCGAGGCGGACGGAGGCCGGTTTGAAGTGAGGGAGTACGGCGCGGAGGTGATTGACAGCGGCTCCGAGCAGGACTCCGAATCCGGAGAGGATGAAGACCCCCACCGGGGGTCAAGCGGGGCTAGAAGAGGTGTGAAACGGGAGAGGGACGAATGGGCGCTTGCTCAGCAGTCCTCCGCCCCCTCCGGAGGCCTCAGCGGAGTTCACGGTGGCGTCACCCCGGGGATGCCTGGAGCAAAGCCCGGCAAGAAAACTCGGGGGAGGGTCAAGATCAAGATGGCTTTCATCGACAACAAACTGAGGCGATACACAACTTTTAGCAAGAGAAAGACTGGCATCATGAAGAAG GCGTACGAGCTCTCCACGCTGACGGGCACTCAGGTGTTGCTGCTGGTCGCCAGCGAGACGGGTCACGTGTATACGTTCGCCACGAGGAAGCTGCAGCCCATGATAACCTCAGAGACAGGCAAAGCTCTGATCCAGACCTGCCTCAACTCCCCAGACTCACCACCGCGCTCCGACCCGTCCTCTGACCAGAGGATGAGCGCCACGGGCTTCGAGGAGACTGACCTCACTTACCAAGTGAACGAGGCGGATGGATGCCCCGACATCACCAAG GACCTCAACAAAGCTGCCTTCAGCACGTCCAATATGGCTTGCAGCACGACCTCGTCTTCTGCGACAATGCAGGTGCAGACCAGCGCTGCCTCCTGGCAGCCGTCTTCCACCAACGGGGGGGTATTGAAGACGTCGGCGGGTGTTGTCTTTCCTGCCGGCTTCACTTTGATGTCAG GTGCGTCACTGACTCCCGGCACGCACACCATCCCGCTCAGTCAGCTGCAGGGTCCCGTGGCCCCTGGCCCCGCAGTCACGCTACACGCCCCGCCTGCTCAGCAAACCACGCTGCTCCGCCTCCCCACGACTGTGTCACTGTCAG GGGGCGGAGTCTCCCAGCAGCTGCAGAACATACAGGTCCAGTCCAGCAGTCAGCCAACCTCTACCAATGAGAGTAGCTCTGACATCCACAGTCCCACCTCCTCCACAG CCACTGTggtctcctcttcctcttcagtTGCCACTCACATGATGTACCCTGGAGGTCACACGGTCATGTACGCCGCACCCACTCCCTCTCTGGGTGACGGTGGCCTCACAGTCCTCAACACCTTCTCCCAAGCAGGCCACACCCAGTCACATGACTCTG CGTCCGTCCCGCAGGTCTTCCTGGCGTCCCTCCCTCCAGTCACCGCCCAGATCCCAGTCTCTGCCGTGCAACTGCACCCG ATGGTTATCAGCCAGCAGAGTGCAGGAGGCGGTGGGGGCAACCTgacggagcttcaggtggtcaGCGTGGACGTGCAGCACGCAAAAGAAGACTGA
- the eif4a3 gene encoding eukaryotic initiation factor 4A-III — protein MSAAVVQGRKRILKDEDMTKVEFETSEEVDVTPTFDTMGLREDLLRGIYAYGFEKPSAIQQRAIKQIIKGRDVIAQSQSGTGKTATFCVSVLQCLDTQVRETQALILAPTRELAGQIQKVLLALGDYMNVQCHACIGGTNVGEDIRKLDFGQHVVSGTPGRVFDMIRRRSLRTRAIKMLVLDEADEMLNKGFKEQIYDVYRYLPPATQVVLISATLPHEILEMTNKFMTDPIRILVKRDELTLEGIKQFFVAVEREEWKFDTLCDLYDTLTITQAVIFCNTKRKVDWLTEKMREANFTVSSMHGDMPQKERESIMKEFRSGASRVLISTDVWARGLDVPQVSLIINYDLPNNRELYIHRIGRSGRYGRKGVAINFVKNDDIRILRDIEQYYSTQIDEMPMNVADLI, from the exons ATGTCTGCCGCCGTAGTACAGGGTCGGAAGAGGATCCTGAAGGATGAGGACATGACCAAGGTGGAGTTTGAGACTAGCGAGGAGGTGGACGTCACCCCCACCTTCGACACCATGGGCCTAAGGGAGGACCTACTCCGCGGCATCTACGCTTACG GTTTTGAGAAGCCGTCAGCCATTCAACAGAGAGCCATCAAGCAGATCATCAAAGGCAGAGACGTCATCGCCCA GTCTCAGTCTGGAACGGGAAAGACGGCCACCTTCTGTGTGTCAGTGCTGCAGTGCCTGGACACGCAG GTAAGAGAAACTCAGGCGTTGATCCTCGCTCCAACTAGAGAACTCGCTGGACAGATCCAGAAG GTGCTGCTGGCTCTGGGGGATTACATGAATGTTCAGTGCCATGCTTGCATTGGTGGCACAAATGTGGGTGAGGACATCAGGAAGTTGGATTTCGGTCAACATGTAGTTTCTGGAACGCCGGGACGAGTTTTTG ACATGATCCGTCGCAGGAGTCTTCGTACGAGAGCCATCAAGATGTTGGTGCTGGACGAGGCTGACGAGATGCTCAACAAAG GGTTTAAGGAGCAGATCTACGATGTGTACCGCTACCTGCCCCCCGCCACTCAGGTGGTGCTGATCAGTGCCACGCTGCCGCACGAAATCCTGGAGATGACCAACAAGTTCATGACCGACCCCATCCGCATCCTGGTCAAACG TGACGAGTTGACTCTGGAAGGAATCAAACAATTCTTTGTGGCCGTGGAGAGAGAAGAGTGGAAGTTTGACACACTGTGTGACCTTTACGACACACTGACCATCACACAGGCCGTCATCTTCTGTAACACCAAGAGGAAG GTGGACTGGCTAACTGAGAAGATGAGGGAGGCCAACTTCACAGTGTCGTCGATGCATGGTGATATGCCACAGAAGGAGCGCGAGTCCATCATGAAGGAGTTCCGATCAGGAGCCAG TCGTGTGTTGATCTCGACGGACGTTTGGGCTCGTGGTCTGGACGTTCCTCAAGTGTCCCTCATCATCAACTATGACCTACCCAACAATCGAGAGCTGTACATCCACAG GATCGGCCGATCAGGTCGTTACGGCCGAAAGGGTGTGGCCATCAACTTTGTGAAGAACGATGATATCAGGATCCTGCGGGACATCGAGCAGTACTACTCCACCCAAATTGACGAGATGCCCATGAACG TTGCTGACCTCATCTGA
- the LOC129182986 gene encoding opsin-5-like produces MSSSSSSLWRNNSLTPTGGRDPPLSDQGETIIGVYLLLLGWLSWFGNSIVLFVLYRQRASLQPTDYLTFNLAVSDASISVFGYSRGIIEIFNVFQDSDYLISSIWTCEVDGFFTLLFGLGSINTLTVISVTRYVKGCHPGRAHHIHMTSVSVCLLMIWMAAGFWSGAPLLGWGSYTDRGYGTCEIDWTKALYSAVYRAYIICIFIFCFFVPVLTMLFCYVSIINTVKRGNALASEGDLTDRQRKMERDVTIVSIVICTAFILAWSPYAVVSMWSAFGFHVPNLTSIFTRLFAKSASFYNPLIYFGLSSKFRKDVGVLLPCARDAKDSVKLRRFKPKGDGQGRVKVPRSERKYNLAGPAPNADPVLMGSPPCAPAAPVNRVFFLERPQPSETGSEFECARL; encoded by the exons atgtcttcttcttcctcttcactcTGGAGAAACAACAGCTTGACGCCCACTGGAGGCCGAGACCCCCCTCTGTCTGACCAGGGTGAGACCATCATTGGCGTCTACCTACTGCTACTGG GCTGGTTGTCCTGGTTCGGGAACAGCATCGTTCTGTTCGTGTTGTACCGCCAGAGGGCCTCGCTGCAGCCCACCGATTACTTGACCTTTAACCTGGCCGTGTCCGACGCCAGCATTTCTGTGTTCGGCTACTCTCGAGGCATCATCGAGATTTTCAACGTCTTCCAGGACAGCGACTACCTGATCTCATCCATCTGGACCTGCGAG GTGGACGGCTTCTTCACGCTGTTATTTGGACTGGGCAGCATCAACACGCTGACGGTTATCAGCGTCACACGCTACGTAAAAGGATGTCACCCTGGCCGAG CTCATCACATCCACATGACCAGCGTGTCCGTCTGTCTGCTGATGATCTGGATGGCGGCCGGCTTCTGGTCTGGAGCGCCACTGCTGGGCTGGGGAAGCTACACAG ATCGTGGCTATGGAACATGTGAGATTGACTGGACCAAAGCCCTCTACTCTGCCGTGTACCGGGCCTACATCATCTGCATCTTCATCTTCTGCTTCTTCGTGCCTGTGCTCACCATGCTCTTCTGCTACGTGTCCATCATCAACACAGTGAAGCGAGGAAACGCGCTTGCCTCTGAGGGCGACCTGACGGATCGCCAGAGGAAGATGGAGAGAGACGTCACCATC GTGTCCATCGTGATCTGCACGGCCTTCATCCTGGCATGGTCTCCTTACGCTGTGGTGTCCATGTGGTCCGCCTTTGGATTCCACGTGCCAAACCTGACCAGCATCTTCACTCGCCTTTTCGCCAAGTCAGCCAGCTTCTACAACCCGCTCATCTACTTCGGCCTCAGCTCCAAGTTCCGTAAAGACGTGGGCGTCTTGCTGCCGTGCGCCCGGGACGCCAAAGACTCGGTCAAGCTGAGGCGCTTCAAGCCGAAGGGGGACGGTCAGGGCCGGGTCAAGGTTCCTCGCAGCGAGAGGAAGTACAACCTGGCTGGCCCTGCCCCCAATGCCGACCCTGTGCTGATGGGAAGTCCTCCCTGTGCGCCAGCGGCACCTGTCAACAGGGTGTTTTTCCTTGAGAGGCCGCAGCCCTCTGAGACCGGTTCTGAGTTTGAATGCGCCAGACTGTGA